A genomic window from Pseudocitrobacter corydidari includes:
- a CDS encoding ABC transporter ATP-binding protein: MTYAVEFHDVSRLYGEVRAVDGVSIAIHDGEFFSMLGPSGSGKTTCLRLIAGFEQLSGGAISIFGRQASELPPWERDVNTVFQDYALFPHMSILDNVAYGLMVKGVAKKARHARARLALEQVALGFAWDRKPSQLSGGQRQRVAIARALVNQPRVLLLDEPLGALDLKLREQMQVELKKLQQELGITFIFVTHDQGEALSMSGRVAVFNNGRIEQVDTPRELYLRPRTPFVAGFVGTSNVFDSAQATTLCGMSGDWSLRPEHIRLNTPGEIQARGVVQSVQYQGAATRFELLLEGGGKLLVSEANVSTDLTPSGPQTGQTVLASWARDAMVPLDGGR; encoded by the coding sequence ATGACGTACGCTGTAGAGTTTCATGATGTCTCCCGTCTGTATGGTGAGGTTCGTGCGGTGGATGGCGTCAGTATTGCCATCCACGACGGGGAGTTCTTTTCGATGCTGGGGCCTTCTGGCTCCGGTAAAACCACCTGCCTGCGGCTGATTGCCGGTTTTGAACAGCTTTCAGGCGGCGCGATTTCTATTTTTGGCCGTCAGGCCAGCGAACTCCCGCCGTGGGAGCGCGATGTGAATACGGTTTTCCAGGATTACGCGCTGTTCCCGCATATGTCGATTCTCGACAACGTGGCCTATGGGCTGATGGTGAAAGGCGTGGCGAAGAAAGCGCGACATGCGCGGGCGCGACTGGCGCTGGAGCAGGTGGCGCTGGGGTTTGCCTGGGATCGTAAACCGTCACAGCTTTCCGGCGGTCAGCGTCAGCGCGTGGCAATCGCGCGTGCGCTGGTCAATCAGCCGCGCGTTCTGCTGCTGGACGAACCGCTGGGCGCGCTGGATCTCAAACTGCGTGAACAGATGCAGGTTGAGTTGAAAAAGCTGCAACAGGAACTTGGGATCACCTTTATTTTTGTCACCCACGATCAGGGCGAAGCGCTGTCGATGTCTGGCCGGGTTGCGGTGTTCAATAACGGTCGCATCGAGCAGGTGGACACGCCGCGCGAACTCTATCTGCGTCCGCGCACGCCATTTGTCGCCGGGTTTGTCGGCACCTCGAATGTCTTTGATTCGGCGCAGGCGACAACCCTTTGCGGAATGAGCGGTGACTGGTCGCTGCGCCCGGAACATATTCGCCTGAATACGCCAGGGGAAATTCAGGCTCGCGGCGTGGTGCAGTCGGTGCAGTATCAGGGGGCCGCCACGCGTTTTGAACTGCTGCTTGAAGGTGGCGGAAAACTGCTGGTCAGTGAAGCCAACGTCTCCACGGATCTAACCCCCAGCGGGCCGCAAACCGGACAGACGGTGCTGGCGTCGTGGGCGCGCGACGCGATGGTGCCGCTGGATGGAGGGAGGTAA
- the ydcS gene encoding putative ABC transporter substrate-binding protein YdcS: MSKKFACSSLCALGMTIAVAHAAEPPKSLDKGEGRLDIIAWPGYIERGETDKQYDWVSQFEKESGCKINVKTAATSDEMVSLMAKGGYDLVTASGDASLRLIMGKRVQPINPELIANWKTLDPRLEKGAWFNVGGKVYGTPYQWGPNLLMYNTKIFPTPPDSWNVVFVKQNLSDGKSNQGRVQAYDGPIYIADAALFVKATQPALGIDDPYQLTEEQYQAVLKVLRDQHGLIHRYWHDTTVQMSDFKNEGVVASSAWPYQANGLKGEGQPIATVFPKEGVTGWADTTMLHAEAKHPVCAYKWMNWSLTPKVQGDVAAWFGSLPVVAEGCKASPLLGEKGCETNGYNFFDKIAFWKTPVAEGGKYVPYSRWTQDYIAIMGGR, from the coding sequence ATGAGCAAGAAATTTGCCTGCAGCAGCCTGTGCGCGCTCGGGATGACTATCGCTGTGGCGCACGCCGCCGAACCGCCTAAATCACTCGATAAAGGAGAAGGGCGTTTGGATATTATCGCCTGGCCGGGTTACATCGAACGGGGCGAAACCGATAAACAGTACGATTGGGTGAGCCAGTTTGAAAAAGAGAGCGGCTGCAAAATTAACGTTAAAACCGCCGCGACGTCAGATGAAATGGTGAGCCTGATGGCGAAGGGCGGCTATGACCTTGTCACCGCGTCCGGCGACGCCTCGCTGCGCCTGATTATGGGCAAACGCGTGCAGCCGATCAATCCTGAACTGATCGCTAACTGGAAAACCCTCGACCCGCGTCTGGAAAAGGGCGCCTGGTTTAACGTCGGCGGCAAAGTGTACGGTACGCCGTATCAGTGGGGGCCAAACCTGCTGATGTATAACACCAAAATATTCCCAACGCCGCCGGACTCCTGGAACGTTGTTTTTGTGAAACAAAACCTTTCGGATGGCAAATCCAACCAGGGTCGCGTTCAGGCCTACGATGGCCCGATTTATATCGCCGATGCGGCGTTGTTCGTGAAAGCCACGCAACCGGCGCTGGGCATTGATGACCCTTATCAACTGACCGAAGAACAGTATCAGGCGGTGCTGAAAGTGCTGCGCGATCAGCATGGGTTAATCCACCGCTACTGGCACGATACGACTGTCCAGATGAGCGACTTTAAAAACGAAGGCGTGGTGGCGTCCAGCGCGTGGCCGTATCAGGCTAACGGCCTGAAGGGTGAAGGTCAGCCGATTGCCACGGTCTTCCCGAAAGAAGGCGTCACCGGCTGGGCGGATACCACCATGCTGCATGCTGAGGCGAAACATCCTGTTTGTGCGTACAAGTGGATGAACTGGTCACTGACGCCAAAAGTGCAGGGTGATGTCGCGGCCTGGTTCGGCTCGCTGCCTGTGGTGGCGGAAGGCTGTAAAGCCAGCCCGCTGCTGGGCGAAAAAGGCTGTGAAACCAACGGCTATAACTTCTTCGACAAAATCGCATTCTGGAAAACGCCGGTGGCGGAAGGCGGGAAATATGTGCCTTACAGCCGCTGGACGCAGGATTACATCGCCATTATGGGTGGCCGCTGA
- a CDS encoding PLP-dependent aminotransferase family protein, with the protein MKKYQRLAQQMTDQIENGVWQPGDRLPSLREQVVNSGMSFMTVSHAYQLLESQGRIIARPQSGYYVAPRAVVQRPSRPPVQVMRDEAVDINTYIFEVLQASRDASVLPFASAFPDPRLFPLPQLNRSLAQVSKTATAMSVIENLPPGNDELRHAIARRYALQGITVSPDEIVITAGALEALNLSLQAVTEPGDWVIVENPCFYGALQALERLKLKALSVATDVKEGIDLDALAQALQNYPVKACWLMTNSQNPLGFTLSPEKKAQLVALLTAHNVTLIEDDVYSELYFGRDKPLPAKAWDRDDMTLHCSSFSKCLVPGFRIGWVAAGKHARRIQHLQLMSTLSTSSPMQMALVDYLATKRYDAHLRRLRRQLAERKQLAWQALLRHLPPEVKIHHNDSGYFLWLELPAGIDAGVLSAMALEHHISIAPGKMFSTTDNWASFFRFNTAWGWGEREDRAVEILGKLIRQLLN; encoded by the coding sequence ATGAAAAAATACCAGCGGCTTGCGCAACAGATGACGGATCAGATAGAGAACGGCGTCTGGCAACCCGGCGACAGGCTACCGTCGCTGCGCGAGCAGGTGGTGAACAGCGGCATGAGTTTTATGACCGTCAGTCATGCTTATCAGTTGCTGGAAAGCCAGGGGCGAATCATCGCCCGCCCGCAGTCGGGCTATTACGTTGCGCCGCGTGCGGTGGTGCAGCGCCCCAGCCGTCCGCCTGTGCAGGTGATGCGTGATGAAGCCGTTGATATCAACACCTATATTTTCGAGGTATTACAGGCCAGCCGCGATGCGTCTGTGCTGCCGTTTGCCTCGGCGTTCCCTGACCCACGGCTGTTTCCACTGCCGCAGCTAAACCGCTCACTGGCGCAGGTAAGCAAAACCGCCACGGCGATGAGCGTGATTGAAAACCTGCCGCCGGGCAATGATGAGCTGCGTCATGCTATCGCCAGGCGTTACGCGTTGCAGGGCATAACGGTTTCTCCGGATGAGATAGTGATCACCGCCGGGGCGCTTGAGGCGCTGAATCTGAGCCTGCAGGCGGTGACTGAACCGGGGGATTGGGTGATTGTTGAGAACCCTTGTTTCTACGGTGCGTTGCAGGCTCTGGAACGGTTGAAACTGAAGGCGCTCTCGGTGGCGACGGATGTGAAAGAAGGTATCGATCTCGATGCGCTGGCGCAGGCGTTGCAAAATTATCCGGTGAAAGCCTGCTGGCTGATGACCAATAGCCAGAATCCGCTGGGTTTCACGCTGTCTCCGGAGAAGAAAGCGCAGCTCGTGGCGTTGCTGACGGCGCACAATGTGACGCTGATAGAAGACGATGTGTACAGCGAACTCTACTTTGGCCGTGATAAACCCCTCCCTGCAAAGGCGTGGGATCGCGACGACATGACGCTGCACTGTAGCTCTTTTTCCAAGTGCCTGGTGCCGGGTTTCCGTATTGGCTGGGTAGCGGCAGGCAAGCACGCCAGGCGGATTCAGCATTTGCAGTTGATGAGTACGCTCTCTACCAGTTCACCGATGCAGATGGCATTGGTGGATTATCTCGCCACCAAACGTTACGACGCGCATTTGCGACGCTTGCGGCGTCAACTGGCCGAACGTAAACAGCTGGCGTGGCAGGCGTTACTGCGTCATTTGCCGCCGGAAGTCAAAATTCACCATAACGACAGCGGTTATTTCTTATGGCTGGAATTGCCCGCCGGAATTGACGCAGGCGTACTCAGCGCGATGGCGCTTGAACATCACATTAGCATTGCGCCGGGCAAAATGTTTTCCACCACCGATAACTGGGCGTCCTTTTTCCGCTTTAATACCGCGTGGGGCTGGGGAGAGCGGGAAGATCGCGCAGTGGAAATACTCGGTAAACTCATTCGCCAGCTTCTGAATTAA
- a CDS encoding ECs_2282 family putative zinc-binding protein, translating into MQDHTYLCPDCEEPIFKPGTVIYTPEEISNCHCQQCGRAYTPEDVINQARKAAAALLRNALYCQE; encoded by the coding sequence ATGCAGGATCACACCTATTTATGCCCGGACTGTGAAGAACCCATATTTAAACCGGGCACAGTTATTTACACGCCAGAAGAGATTAGCAACTGTCACTGCCAACAATGTGGCCGTGCGTATACGCCAGAAGATGTCATCAACCAGGCGCGCAAAGCCGCCGCAGCCCTGCTGCGTAACGCTCTGTACTGCCAGGAATGA
- a CDS encoding nickel/cobalt efflux protein RcnA: MNEFTTLLQQGNAWFFIPSAILLGALHGLEPGHSKTMMAAFIIAIKGTVRQAAMLGLAATLSHTMVVWLIAFGGMYISNKFTAESAEPWLQLVSAVIILSTAFWMFWRTWRGEKNWLLQMQEEVHHDHDHDHDHDHDHDHDHDHDHDHDHDHDHDHDHHHGHDHHHDDHHHAHAEFAGLDVNSREYQDAHALAHASDIKRRFSGKEVTNWQILLFGLTGGLIPCPAAITVLLICIQLKAVTLGATLVVCFSIGLALTLVTVGIGAAVSVRQVAKRWRGFDTLARRAPYFSSALIGAVGLYMAIHGYTGVMN; encoded by the coding sequence ATGAACGAATTCACAACACTTCTTCAGCAAGGAAACGCCTGGTTTTTCATTCCGAGTGCCATTTTGCTTGGTGCACTTCACGGGCTGGAGCCGGGGCATTCGAAAACGATGATGGCGGCTTTTATCATCGCCATTAAAGGCACGGTAAGACAGGCAGCGATGCTGGGGCTGGCGGCGACGCTTTCTCATACCATGGTGGTCTGGTTGATTGCTTTCGGCGGGATGTATATCAGCAATAAGTTTACTGCAGAATCGGCGGAACCCTGGCTGCAACTGGTGTCCGCCGTCATTATTCTGTCGACTGCTTTCTGGATGTTCTGGCGGACCTGGCGCGGCGAGAAAAACTGGTTGTTGCAAATGCAGGAAGAGGTGCATCACGACCACGACCACGACCACGACCACGACCACGACCACGACCACGACCACGACCACGACCACGACCACGACCACGACCACGACCATGACCACGACCACCACCACGGACATGATCATCATCACGACGATCACCACCACGCACATGCCGAGTTTGCCGGGCTGGATGTGAACTCCCGGGAGTATCAGGACGCGCATGCCCTGGCGCATGCGTCGGATATTAAGCGCCGCTTCAGCGGTAAAGAGGTCACCAACTGGCAAATTCTGCTGTTTGGTCTGACGGGCGGGCTGATCCCGTGCCCGGCTGCAATCACCGTACTGTTGATTTGCATCCAGCTTAAAGCGGTGACGCTGGGGGCAACCCTGGTGGTTTGTTTCAGTATCGGGCTGGCGTTGACGCTGGTCACCGTGGGGATTGGAGCGGCAGTCAGCGTTCGCCAGGTCGCCAAACGTTGGCGCGGTTTTGATACCCTGGCCCGACGCGCGCCTTATTTCTCCAGCGCATTGATTGGTGCGGTTGGGTTATATATGGCGATCCACGGCTATACTGGCGTGATGAATTAA
- the rcnR gene encoding Ni(II)/Co(II)-binding transcriptional repressor RcnR, whose product MSHTIRDKQKLKARASKIQGQVVALKKMLDEPHECAAVLQQIAAIRGAVNGLMREVIKGHLTEHIVHQGEELKREEDLEVVLKVLDSYIK is encoded by the coding sequence ATGTCGCATACTATTCGTGATAAACAGAAGCTTAAAGCCCGTGCCAGCAAGATTCAGGGTCAGGTGGTGGCGCTCAAAAAAATGCTCGATGAGCCTCATGAATGTGCCGCCGTGCTACAACAAATCGCCGCTATTCGCGGTGCGGTGAACGGTTTAATGCGCGAAGTTATCAAAGGCCATCTGACGGAACATATCGTTCATCAGGGCGAAGAATTGAAGCGTGAAGAAGATCTTGAAGTGGTGCTGAAGGTGCTGGATTCCTATATCAAGTAA
- a CDS encoding cytochrome ubiquinol oxidase subunit I, protein MFGLDAFHLARIQFAFTVSFHIIFPAITIGLASYLAVLEGLWLKTRQPVWRSLYHFWSKIFAVNFGMGVVSGLVMAYQFGTNWSGFSQFAGSITGPLLTYEVLTAFFLEAGFLGVMLFGWNKVGPGLHFFATCMVALGTLISTFWILASNSWMQTPQGFEIVNGQVVPVDWFAVVFNPSFPYRLLHMTVAAFLSSALFVGASAAWHLLRGNNTPAIRTMFSMALWMTLIVAPIQAMIGDMHGLNTLKHQPSKIAAIEGHWENPPGEPTPLLLFGWPDMEQERTRYGLEIPALGSLILTHSLDKQVPALKEFAKEDRPNSTIVFWSFRIMAGLGMLMLLLGVAALWLRKKQRLYVSRPFLWFALLMGPSGLIAILAGWVTTEVGRQPWVVYGLQRTADAVSAHGDLHMSISLLAFFVVYSSVFGVGYSYMVRLIRKGPQDFTPPTDGTPARPLSAAITPTHSQEQH, encoded by the coding sequence ATGTTTGGTCTTGATGCGTTTCACCTGGCGCGAATACAGTTCGCCTTCACCGTCTCCTTTCACATTATCTTTCCCGCCATCACCATCGGGCTTGCCAGCTATCTGGCGGTGCTCGAAGGGTTATGGCTCAAAACCCGTCAGCCGGTCTGGCGTTCGCTCTACCATTTCTGGTCGAAGATTTTTGCCGTTAACTTTGGGATGGGCGTTGTTTCCGGGCTGGTAATGGCCTATCAGTTTGGCACCAACTGGAGCGGTTTCTCACAATTTGCAGGCAGTATTACCGGCCCGCTGCTCACCTATGAAGTGTTAACCGCCTTCTTCCTCGAAGCGGGTTTCCTCGGCGTGATGCTCTTTGGCTGGAATAAAGTCGGGCCGGGGTTACACTTCTTCGCGACCTGCATGGTGGCACTGGGTACGCTTATCTCAACGTTCTGGATCCTCGCGTCAAACAGCTGGATGCAAACACCGCAGGGCTTCGAGATCGTGAACGGCCAGGTTGTACCGGTTGACTGGTTCGCGGTGGTCTTCAACCCGTCATTCCCCTATCGCCTGTTACATATGACGGTGGCGGCTTTCCTGAGCAGCGCCCTGTTTGTCGGCGCATCTGCGGCCTGGCATCTGCTGCGCGGTAATAACACGCCCGCTATCCGCACCATGTTTTCGATGGCCCTGTGGATGACGCTTATCGTCGCGCCCATTCAGGCCATGATTGGTGATATGCACGGTCTGAATACGCTGAAACACCAGCCGTCAAAAATCGCCGCCATTGAAGGTCACTGGGAAAATCCGCCGGGCGAGCCTACACCGCTGCTGCTGTTTGGCTGGCCCGATATGGAGCAGGAACGTACCCGCTACGGCCTGGAGATCCCCGCGCTGGGAAGCTTAATCCTCACCCATAGCCTCGACAAACAGGTCCCGGCGCTGAAGGAGTTTGCCAAAGAGGACCGCCCGAACTCCACTATCGTCTTCTGGTCGTTTCGCATTATGGCCGGTCTTGGCATGCTGATGCTGCTGTTAGGCGTCGCCGCGCTGTGGCTGCGCAAAAAGCAGCGCCTCTATGTTTCGCGCCCCTTCTTATGGTTTGCGTTGCTGATGGGGCCATCTGGCTTAATCGCCATTCTCGCAGGATGGGTCACCACCGAAGTGGGCCGGCAACCATGGGTAGTGTATGGCCTACAGCGTACGGCGGATGCGGTTTCCGCCCACGGAGATTTGCATATGAGCATCAGCCTGTTGGCCTTTTTTGTGGTCTACAGCTCGGTCTTCGGCGTCGGATACAGCTATATGGTGCGCCTGATCCGCAAAGGGCCGCAGGATTTTACTCCGCCCACTGACGGTACGCCTGCGCGTCCTCTTTCCGCCGCAATTACCCCTACTCATTCACAGGAGCAGCACTGA
- the cydB gene encoding cytochrome d ubiquinol oxidase subunit II: MGVDLSIIWFVIIVFATLMYIVMDGFDLGIGILFPFTRDAVDRDVMVNSVAPVWDGNETWLVLGGAALFGAFPLAYAVIIDALTIPLSLMLIGLIFRGVAFEFRFNATPSHRPFWDKAFLGGSILATFSQGVVVGAVLNGFPVVNRTFAGGPFDWLTPFTLFCGLGLVVAYALLGATWLIMKSEDPLQRIMRRHARGLLLAQLAVIAVISAWTPLAHPAIAQRWFTLPNLWFLLPVPLLVMAVSLIIWRTLARPECHAQPFVLTLVLIFLGFSGLGISIWPHIIPPDITLWQAAAPTQSQGFMLIGALLIIPIILVYTFWSYYVFRGKVQHGEGYH; this comes from the coding sequence ATGGGCGTCGACCTCTCTATTATCTGGTTTGTGATTATCGTCTTCGCCACCCTGATGTACATCGTGATGGATGGTTTTGATTTGGGGATCGGTATTTTGTTCCCCTTCACCCGCGATGCCGTCGATCGCGATGTGATGGTAAACAGCGTCGCCCCGGTGTGGGACGGCAACGAAACCTGGCTGGTGCTGGGCGGCGCGGCGCTGTTTGGCGCGTTTCCGTTGGCCTATGCGGTAATCATCGATGCGCTGACCATCCCGTTATCGTTGATGCTGATCGGCCTGATTTTTCGCGGTGTGGCGTTTGAATTTCGCTTTAACGCGACGCCATCGCATCGCCCCTTCTGGGATAAAGCCTTTCTCGGCGGCTCTATTCTGGCGACATTCAGCCAGGGCGTAGTGGTCGGCGCGGTACTGAACGGTTTTCCGGTCGTTAACCGCACCTTCGCCGGTGGCCCCTTCGACTGGCTGACGCCGTTTACGCTGTTCTGCGGATTGGGTCTGGTCGTGGCCTATGCCTTGCTGGGCGCAACCTGGCTGATCATGAAAAGTGAAGATCCATTGCAACGTATTATGCGCCGCCACGCGCGTGGGCTTTTGCTGGCGCAGCTGGCGGTGATTGCGGTGATTAGCGCGTGGACGCCGCTGGCGCATCCGGCCATTGCACAACGCTGGTTTACGCTACCTAATCTGTGGTTCCTGTTGCCGGTTCCGTTGCTGGTGATGGCCGTAAGCCTGATCATCTGGCGTACGCTGGCCCGTCCGGAATGCCATGCCCAGCCGTTTGTCTTGACGCTGGTACTGATTTTCCTCGGTTTTAGCGGGCTTGGAATCAGCATCTGGCCGCATATTATTCCGCCCGATATCACCCTGTGGCAGGCCGCCGCGCCGACGCAAAGCCAGGGCTTTATGCTGATTGGCGCCCTGCTGATTATTCCCATTATTCTGGTTTATACCTTCTGGAGCTACTACGTCTTCCGTGGGAAAGTGCAACATGGCGAGGGGTATCACTGA
- a CDS encoding DUF2474 domain-containing protein, which produces MQKSWFQRLFWLAAIWGGSVLTLAVVGYLFRLMMTAAGFKS; this is translated from the coding sequence ATGCAAAAATCATGGTTTCAGCGGCTATTCTGGCTGGCCGCAATCTGGGGCGGCAGCGTATTAACACTGGCCGTAGTGGGGTATTTATTTCGTTTAATGATGACGGCTGCCGGATTTAAATCCTGA